One region of Mangifera indica cultivar Alphonso chromosome 3, CATAS_Mindica_2.1, whole genome shotgun sequence genomic DNA includes:
- the LOC123212393 gene encoding probable aspartic proteinase GIP2, producing the protein MASSCSSSLHFLLFSSLILFSFSPSSSQQSFRPKALLLPVSKDASTRQYVTTISQRTPLVPINLVLDLGGQFLWVDCDQNYVSSTYRPARCGSAQCSRARANGCGDCFSAPRPGCNNNTCSVFPDNTVTRTATSGEVAQDVVVVQSTNGFNPGRNVSAPNFVFSCAPTSLLEGLAGGAVGMAGLGWTRIAFPSQFSSTFSFQRKFAICLSSSKGVVFFGESPYVFFPNVDASQLLSFTPLFINPVSTASAFTQGEPSAEYFIGVTSINVDDNVVPLNSTLLYMDSQGVGGTKISTVNPYTVLEDSIYKAVTEAFINASAARNITRAASVAPFDVCFDSSNILGTRLGASVPTINLVLVGDVTWSIYGANSMVVVNQDVYCLGFVNGGNNPRTSIVIGGLQLENILVQFDLTTSQLGFSSLLNGRQTSCANFNTTSIA; encoded by the coding sequence ATGGCATCTTCATGTTCATCCTCTCTTCACTTCCTTCTCTTTTCATCTCTCATTCTCTTCTCCTTTTCTCCTTCATCTTCTCAGCAATCTTTCCGCCCCAAAGCTCTCCTCCTTCCAGTCTCCAAAGACGCTTCCACACGTCAATATGTCACCACCATCAGCCAAAGAACCCCGCTTGTACCCATCAACCTCGTCCTAGATCTTGGTGGCCAATTCTTGTGGGTAGACTGTGACCAAAACTACGTTTCGTCAACTTACCGTCCCGCCAGGTGCGGCTCAGCCCAATGCTCGCGGGCTAGAGCCAACGGCTGCGGCGACTGCTTCTCCGCCCCTCGGCCGGGATGCAACAACAACACCTGCAGCGTCTTTCCTGACAACACTGTGACCCGCACAGCCACGTCTGGTGAAGTTGCTCAAGATGTTGTGGTGGTTCAATCAACAAACGGATTCAATCCTGGAAGGAATGTTTCGGCGCCGAACTTTGTTTTTTCCTGCGCGCCAACTTCTCTTCTGGAGGGTCTCGCGGGCGGAGCTGTCGGCATGGCCGGTCTCGGATGGACAAGAATCGCATTTCCTTCGCAATTCTCTTCAACTTTCAGTTTCCAGAGAAAATTCGCAATCTGTCTTTCGTCTTCAAAAGGCGTCGTCTTCTTTGGAGAAAGTCCTTACGTTTTCTTCCCCAATGTTGATGCTTCTCAGCTCCTCAGCTTCACTCCGCTCTTCATCAACCCCGTCAGCACAGCCTCCGCCTTCACCCAAGGCGAGCCCTCCGCTGAATATTTCATCGGCGTGACATCGATCAACGTTGACGACAATGTGGTCCCCTTGAACTCAACATTACTTTACATGGACAGCCAAGGCGTCGGCGGAACAAAAATCAGCACGGTGAATCCCTACACCGTGTTGGAAGACTCAATATACAAGGCCGTGACTGAGGCTTTCATCAACGCGTCCGCCGCCAGAAACATCACCAGGGCGGCGTCCGTGGCGCCATTTGATGTGTGCTTCGATTCAAGCAACATTCTGGGCACCCGCCTGGGAGCAAGCGTGCCGACCATTAATCTGGTTCTGGTGGGGGACGTGACGTGGAGCATCTACGGAGCGAATTCTATGGTGGTGGTAAATCAGGACGTGTATTGTCTTGGATTCGTTAATGGCGGAAACAATCCCAGAACTTCCATTGTGATTGGAGGGCTTCAATTGGAGAACATTCttgttcagtttgatttgacAACATCACAGCTGGGGTTCAGCTCTTTGCTCAACGGCAGGCAAACTTCATGTGCCAACTTCAACACCACTTCAATTGCCTGA